The following are encoded in a window of Halosolutus halophilus genomic DNA:
- a CDS encoding UxaA family hydrolase: MGDSHIVAVESDDNVATAIRELNGGETVTVDVGDNEVTVEVAEDVTFGHKIALEDIPEGETVYKYGLSIGYASRDIEAGEWVHAHNVESNYGRGDLAEETA; this comes from the coding sequence ATGGGTGATTCCCACATCGTAGCGGTAGAATCAGATGACAACGTTGCGACCGCCATTCGAGAACTGAACGGCGGCGAGACAGTGACAGTTGACGTCGGCGACAACGAAGTCACAGTCGAAGTGGCGGAAGATGTCACGTTTGGCCACAAGATCGCCCTCGAGGACATCCCTGAGGGTGAGACGGTGTACAAGTACGGACTCAGTATCGGCTACGCCTCTCGGGATATCGAGGCGGGCGAGTGGGTCCACGCGCACAACGTCGAGAGCAACTACGGCCGCGGCGACCTAGCCGAGGAGACCGCATAA
- a CDS encoding TRAP transporter small permease has translation MSTTEPSFSVNGRFRSSVANIIYYLNSNAERVLLLTLYTYIVFIIGTEVFRRFVLNMSSLWGPESARYMFIYLTWIGASWGVNERLHIRIDIIHDYVSERTTGLLYVLGDLMMLIFSVAAIQISIPLIQNSITFGSVSQALRVNLAFFQVAIPFGMSLFVIRILQATYRDVQDIKNGEPVYKGETLFSE, from the coding sequence ATGAGCACCACAGAACCCTCGTTCAGTGTTAATGGACGCTTCCGGAGTAGCGTGGCGAATATCATTTATTATTTGAACAGTAATGCAGAACGGGTGTTACTGCTCACCCTGTATACCTATATCGTCTTTATCATCGGGACAGAGGTATTCCGCCGATTCGTTCTCAACATGTCCAGCTTGTGGGGGCCAGAATCAGCGCGGTATATGTTCATATATTTAACATGGATCGGCGCGAGCTGGGGCGTCAACGAACGGCTGCATATTCGAATAGATATTATCCACGATTACGTTTCCGAACGCACTACTGGGCTACTATATGTGCTCGGGGATCTCATGATGCTGATATTCTCTGTCGCGGCGATACAGATCTCAATCCCGCTCATACAGAATTCAATAACATTTGGATCGGTCAGCCAAGCGCTACGCGTGAACCTCGCCTTCTTCCAGGTCGCGATCCCGTTTGGGATGTCACTCTTTGTGATCCGAATATTGCAAGCAACGTATAGGGACGTCCAAGACATAAAGAACGGCGAACCGGTCTACAAAGGAGAAACATTATTCAGTGAGTGA
- a CDS encoding SDR family NAD(P)-dependent oxidoreductase yields MLDGKTAVVTGGSSGIGRAIAQKYAAEGAAVVIGDQKEEPRRAELPTVETIEKEGGEATFVSTDVTEYQDVVDLVEVADREYGSVDIMVNNAGILQQTLLHETSSEQWEELMDINVTGVFHGSKAAIQKMLEQDSGGNIVNISSISGSIGRANAPAYCTSKGAVTMMTRQNAIDYGPKGIRVNAVGPGGTLTSMVYETMSEERREYLEMQTPLRRLAEPDEIAEVATFLASDMASYVNGHVLFADGGFSIS; encoded by the coding sequence ATGCTTGACGGTAAGACTGCCGTAGTAACTGGCGGGTCAAGTGGTATCGGAAGAGCGATCGCACAGAAGTACGCAGCCGAGGGAGCCGCTGTCGTCATTGGGGATCAGAAAGAAGAGCCCCGCCGAGCAGAACTCCCCACAGTAGAAACAATTGAAAAGGAAGGTGGTGAGGCAACGTTCGTATCAACAGACGTCACTGAATACCAGGATGTTGTCGACCTAGTCGAGGTCGCTGATAGAGAGTACGGGAGCGTTGATATCATGGTGAACAATGCGGGGATTCTCCAGCAGACGCTACTCCATGAAACCTCTTCAGAGCAGTGGGAGGAGCTAATGGACATTAATGTGACTGGGGTGTTCCACGGATCCAAAGCGGCTATTCAAAAAATGCTGGAGCAGGACTCCGGAGGAAATATCGTCAATATCTCTTCCATCAGTGGCTCCATTGGACGCGCTAACGCGCCAGCATATTGTACCTCAAAGGGGGCTGTAACCATGATGACTCGACAAAATGCGATCGATTATGGCCCAAAAGGAATCCGAGTCAATGCTGTAGGTCCAGGAGGGACGTTGACATCGATGGTATATGAAACGATGTCAGAAGAGCGCCGTGAATACCTAGAAATGCAGACCCCGCTGAGGAGGCTCGCTGAGCCGGATGAAATCGCTGAGGTTGCGACGTTTCTTGCGTCAGATATGGCAAGCTATGTCAATGGGCACGTTCTCTTCGCTGATGGGGGATTCTCGATCTCATAG
- a CDS encoding UxaA family hydrolase, which yields MTDFLGYERSDGSIGIRNFVPIIATAPYANDTVKRAAEIVDDAIPITHPLGRCQTKPDVFQTYRTLLGYATHPNTYGAVVVAHAGEIVDGDELADDIAETGRPSASINIHDEKGVMNGLKATVNATREMVQDASAQQRQPHDISNLTFGINCATSDTTSGLCQHKATAGAAWRLIDEGGRAVFAETPEFFGGEEGLAERAVNDDVAQKILDYVDNWDQRLQETGYDVRGAQPTPDNMDGGLTTIEEKALGALVKSGDGPIQDLVDYAEQIPEESGMYIMDSPGHGAESVTGIGAGGAHFMIISTGQGHTLSNAIMPTIKITGNPGSAERVPEETDVDVSEALVGDQTIDWATDELWDEIMEVVNGKQTLSEVLGESQFAIHRIGPST from the coding sequence ATGACAGACTTTCTCGGATACGAACGATCTGACGGCAGTATTGGCATTCGAAACTTCGTCCCGATCATCGCGACGGCCCCGTACGCCAACGACACGGTAAAGCGAGCGGCGGAGATCGTCGACGATGCGATCCCGATCACCCATCCGCTGGGGCGGTGTCAGACGAAACCCGACGTCTTCCAGACCTACCGGACGCTGCTCGGCTATGCCACCCACCCGAACACCTACGGGGCGGTCGTGGTCGCCCACGCCGGCGAGATCGTTGACGGCGACGAACTGGCCGACGACATCGCGGAGACCGGCCGCCCGAGTGCGAGCATCAACATCCACGACGAGAAGGGCGTGATGAACGGCCTCAAAGCCACCGTCAACGCCACCCGCGAGATGGTCCAGGACGCCAGCGCCCAGCAGCGCCAGCCCCATGACATCTCGAATCTCACCTTCGGGATCAATTGTGCGACCTCGGACACCACCAGCGGCCTCTGCCAGCACAAGGCCACTGCAGGGGCCGCCTGGCGGCTCATCGACGAAGGCGGCCGCGCCGTCTTCGCGGAAACGCCGGAGTTCTTCGGCGGTGAGGAAGGGCTGGCCGAACGCGCGGTCAACGACGACGTCGCCCAGAAGATTCTGGACTACGTCGATAACTGGGACCAGCGACTGCAAGAGACCGGCTACGACGTCCGGGGCGCCCAGCCGACGCCGGACAACATGGACGGTGGGCTGACGACCATCGAGGAGAAAGCCCTCGGCGCGCTGGTCAAATCCGGCGACGGCCCCATCCAGGACCTGGTCGACTACGCCGAGCAAATTCCCGAGGAGAGTGGCATGTACATCATGGACTCGCCCGGCCACGGCGCAGAATCAGTCACCGGGATCGGTGCCGGCGGCGCACACTTCATGATCATCTCCACGGGCCAGGGCCACACCCTCTCGAACGCGATCATGCCGACGATCAAGATCACCGGGAACCCCGGCAGCGCCGAACGCGTTCCCGAAGAAACCGACGTCGACGTCAGCGAAGCGCTGGTCGGCGACCAGACGATCGACTGGGCCACCGACGAACTCTGGGACGAGATCATGGAGGTCGTCAACGGCAAGCAAACACTCAGCGAAGTGCTCGGCGAAAGTCAGTTCGCGATCCACCGGATCGGTCCGTCGACATAA
- a CDS encoding YeiH family protein, with product MVVNLPYDGPVGYYFRDYLPGILILVVGAVIAWTIGSAISTINELLIAIIIGVVLTNTTGIPEWAVPGVQTHKVWLGAGIVLMGASLSFNQIVESGAVAIISVLTVTLFTLLYVELLSRGVFGLSERFASLLAAGSSICGVSAVVAVAGSISAKEEHVAYAAATVLLFDAITIIGYPIVGQLLELPAQVFGIWAGVSMFSTGPVVAVGFAHSDAAGQWATVTKLTRNALLGLVAVGYATYYARHEIGSNDDGTTIRWREFWHRFPKFVVGFLVLAVIASVGLLSSQDVQSLENAYGWLFLFAFVGLGSDLEIEKLLRAGLQPVLVVLMAFITVSTLSLLVLLTILG from the coding sequence ATGGTTGTAAATCTGCCGTACGATGGTCCGGTCGGCTACTACTTTCGCGATTACCTCCCGGGAATCCTTATACTGGTCGTTGGAGCGGTCATCGCTTGGACGATTGGGTCAGCAATCTCGACTATCAATGAGTTACTTATCGCGATCATTATTGGCGTAGTTCTTACGAATACTACCGGTATTCCAGAGTGGGCGGTTCCCGGTGTGCAAACACACAAGGTGTGGCTTGGTGCCGGCATCGTGCTCATGGGCGCATCTCTGTCTTTCAATCAAATTGTCGAGAGTGGTGCTGTCGCCATTATTTCGGTGCTCACTGTCACACTCTTTACACTCCTCTATGTAGAACTATTGTCTAGAGGGGTTTTTGGACTCTCTGAGAGATTCGCATCACTACTCGCGGCGGGTTCCAGTATCTGTGGCGTATCGGCGGTCGTTGCTGTTGCTGGAAGTATCTCTGCAAAAGAAGAGCACGTCGCTTATGCAGCAGCGACTGTCCTCCTCTTTGATGCGATCACTATCATTGGCTATCCAATCGTCGGCCAGCTGTTAGAGCTGCCAGCACAGGTGTTTGGCATCTGGGCTGGCGTAAGTATGTTCAGCACGGGCCCTGTTGTTGCTGTTGGATTTGCTCACTCAGACGCCGCCGGCCAGTGGGCAACAGTCACGAAACTCACACGGAACGCACTGCTCGGTCTCGTTGCCGTCGGTTACGCAACGTACTATGCCCGCCATGAAATTGGCTCAAATGACGACGGAACCACTATCCGCTGGAGAGAGTTCTGGCACCGTTTCCCGAAATTTGTTGTTGGCTTCCTTGTACTTGCGGTTATTGCGAGCGTCGGGCTTCTCTCCTCACAAGACGTGCAGTCACTTGAGAACGCCTATGGCTGGCTGTTCTTGTTCGCGTTCGTCGGTCTGGGAAGCGACCTCGAAATTGAAAAGCTCCTGCGTGCAGGTCTACAACCCGTACTCGTTGTTTTGATGGCGTTCATCACCGTTAGCACGCTGTCGCTGTTGGTTCTGTTGACTATTCTCGGATGA
- a CDS encoding TRAP transporter substrate-binding protein — protein sequence MPRKHSDASGSSRRSVLKITAVSGIGAVAGCLGGQSGTGGGGGDGEFTLDFATAYTEGTTEHYPVMQKAFIENVEAETDGRIQVNHHPGGVLGAGAELANQVQNNTIQAAQFSFANFSPYASAVDLVNLPYFAGTNQEFVNLVTSDAWNDIVHENVRENGFEPLFYLVIDPRAVAVGDAVDEPILSPSDMAGLRHRVPGSDILSEAWGMVDANPTPVDWGETPSAIQEGVADTVHTAPEAYVAFGFEDIISHVTLTNIVEDAQVYAVNSEWYQSLPEDLQDGLSSAAEQTFEQNLEQVPISRENSYEVLEDNGVEIHSLNDDELEEWRNEMAYDQSDWDDWKVELAGDMETFERLEEATQEQSDFTVDEP from the coding sequence ATGCCACGAAAGCATTCAGATGCTTCAGGTAGTAGTCGGAGATCGGTTCTCAAAATCACGGCCGTTAGCGGAATCGGGGCGGTTGCCGGCTGTCTCGGCGGACAAAGCGGTACTGGAGGCGGGGGCGGGGATGGAGAATTCACGTTGGATTTTGCGACGGCGTACACGGAAGGTACCACAGAACATTACCCTGTGATGCAAAAGGCGTTCATTGAGAACGTCGAGGCGGAGACGGACGGCCGAATCCAAGTCAATCATCATCCCGGTGGTGTGCTCGGAGCAGGCGCTGAACTCGCAAATCAAGTCCAAAACAATACGATCCAGGCGGCTCAATTCTCGTTTGCCAACTTTTCACCGTATGCCAGTGCGGTGGACCTCGTCAACCTTCCGTACTTTGCCGGAACGAACCAAGAGTTTGTGAACCTTGTCACGAGCGATGCCTGGAATGATATTGTTCACGAAAACGTGCGTGAAAATGGATTTGAACCCTTGTTCTATCTCGTGATTGATCCACGTGCTGTTGCTGTGGGAGATGCCGTGGATGAGCCAATACTGTCGCCGTCGGACATGGCAGGGCTGCGGCACCGGGTCCCCGGTTCTGACATCTTATCCGAGGCATGGGGAATGGTCGATGCGAATCCGACACCTGTTGATTGGGGTGAAACACCGTCCGCAATTCAAGAAGGGGTTGCGGATACAGTCCACACGGCTCCCGAAGCATACGTTGCTTTCGGCTTTGAAGACATCATTTCACACGTCACCTTGACGAATATTGTTGAAGACGCTCAGGTGTATGCTGTGAACTCGGAGTGGTACCAGAGCCTCCCAGAGGACCTGCAGGACGGACTTTCAAGTGCAGCAGAACAGACGTTCGAACAAAACCTCGAGCAAGTCCCGATCTCTCGAGAGAACTCGTACGAGGTCCTTGAAGATAACGGGGTGGAAATTCACAGTCTGAATGACGATGAACTCGAGGAGTGGCGTAATGAGATGGCATATGATCAATCGGACTGGGATGACTGGAAGGTGGAGTTGGCGGGTGATATGGAAACGTTCGAACGGTTAGAGGAAGCCACCCAGGAACAGAGTGATTTCACCGTTGATGAACCATAG
- a CDS encoding HVO_A0556 family zinc finger protein codes for MLGSLEGAECTFCGDGELIRETYNGNDAVVCPECGVPSAQIWS; via the coding sequence GTGCTCGGATCATTGGAAGGGGCGGAGTGTACGTTTTGCGGGGACGGCGAACTCATTCGCGAGACGTACAACGGCAACGACGCAGTCGTCTGTCCCGAGTGCGGGGTTCCGAGCGCCCAGATCTGGTCGTGA
- a CDS encoding TrmB family transcriptional regulator, translating to MTDDADALFEHLELKEYETTALNHLLRLGQTTAPNLADATGIPRARIYTVLDDLANQGYIKLIPGRPKQYKAKPPAAILEQAQQNRQREYEQFCDELEAVQEAFLDRFEPLYEQASDDITPAEELFYVVDVGEPSERETRSLYREATDTVHVITKSFEYFEAVEPAVQDALDRGVSIYALFLHPENLSAENQAKQRTTREYIADAYPEIAIRFSTELLPWRGTLIDPSMDYETGRAIVLVEETDVPLHMRQAAVTENGSFVAGLHRYVELIWEHESVGSVE from the coding sequence ATGACTGACGACGCCGACGCGCTGTTCGAGCACCTCGAGTTGAAGGAGTACGAGACGACCGCGCTGAATCACCTGCTGCGGCTCGGTCAGACGACGGCGCCGAACCTCGCGGACGCAACGGGCATTCCCCGCGCACGGATTTATACCGTCCTCGACGACCTCGCCAACCAGGGCTACATCAAACTCATTCCCGGGCGGCCGAAACAGTACAAAGCGAAGCCGCCCGCTGCGATCCTCGAGCAGGCCCAACAGAATCGCCAGCGGGAATACGAGCAGTTCTGTGACGAACTCGAAGCCGTGCAGGAGGCGTTCCTCGACCGGTTCGAGCCGTTGTACGAGCAAGCGAGTGACGATATTACGCCTGCCGAGGAACTGTTCTACGTCGTCGACGTCGGCGAGCCGAGCGAGCGCGAGACCCGATCGCTGTACCGTGAGGCGACGGACACCGTCCACGTCATCACGAAGAGTTTCGAGTACTTCGAGGCCGTCGAACCGGCAGTCCAAGACGCACTCGATCGGGGCGTCTCGATCTACGCCCTCTTTCTCCATCCCGAAAACTTATCGGCCGAGAATCAGGCCAAACAGCGCACGACGCGGGAGTACATCGCTGACGCGTACCCCGAGATCGCGATCCGGTTCAGTACCGAGTTGCTCCCCTGGCGCGGCACGCTGATCGATCCCAGCATGGACTACGAGACGGGCCGGGCGATCGTCCTCGTCGAAGAAACGGATGTCCCGTTGCATATGCGCCAGGCCGCGGTCACCGAGAACGGCTCGTTCGTTGCCGGCTTACACCGGTACGTCGAGCTCATCTGGGAACACGAGAGCGTCGGCTCCGTCGAGTGA
- a CDS encoding TRAP transporter large permease — protein sequence MVGFEVILPVVLMIVLMLLGVPVIAWLGIGTLVLLQMTSILPFSIVGESIFNGLNSFPLIAVPLFILTGDALAGTGLSEKLLQFAEAVFAGFSSALGTATLFGCGLFAAISGSNASAAAAVGRMTINYLDDTGYDRSYASALIASGASTGILIPPSIAYIIAGVALGVSASTLFLAAFIPGIIVLSGLILTNMFVNHKENYEQATGHPEPKEVGNSVWEAKFALMIPVIILGGIYSGVFTPSEAAAVAVLLTIVIGVAGGRLPLSDFPGMFERSALVNGVISPIIAVAILFSQVLSALRLPQQVVGYLTALTTNFYLIIIIMFIIFMIAGAVMETTPNILILGPLLLPVATEVGMDPVHFVVFMVSALGIGFMTPPIGLNLYVMAGISGEPITKIAKRSIPFIISMTIIVLAIGMIPAISMIWL from the coding sequence ATGGTAGGATTTGAAGTGATACTCCCAGTAGTATTAATGATCGTTTTGATGCTACTAGGGGTTCCTGTAATCGCTTGGTTAGGGATCGGCACATTAGTACTGTTACAAATGACTAGCATCTTGCCGTTTTCGATCGTCGGGGAATCCATATTCAATGGATTAAATTCGTTCCCCCTGATTGCTGTTCCCCTGTTCATTCTTACAGGGGATGCACTGGCAGGAACCGGTTTATCCGAAAAATTGCTCCAATTCGCTGAAGCCGTCTTTGCCGGGTTCAGTAGCGCTCTCGGCACAGCTACTTTATTCGGTTGTGGGCTGTTTGCAGCAATTAGTGGCTCGAACGCATCCGCTGCTGCAGCAGTTGGTCGGATGACTATCAATTATCTTGATGACACAGGATACGATCGGTCATATGCTTCTGCTCTTATTGCTAGTGGTGCGTCCACTGGTATTCTCATTCCGCCAAGTATTGCGTACATTATTGCCGGCGTTGCTCTCGGCGTTTCAGCGTCTACGCTCTTTCTTGCGGCATTTATCCCGGGAATCATCGTACTTTCTGGATTAATCCTCACAAATATGTTTGTTAACCATAAGGAAAATTATGAGCAAGCCACGGGTCATCCCGAACCGAAAGAAGTCGGTAATTCGGTTTGGGAGGCGAAATTCGCTCTAATGATCCCGGTGATCATTCTTGGCGGGATTTATTCAGGTGTTTTTACACCGAGCGAGGCAGCAGCCGTGGCTGTCCTCCTGACAATAGTTATCGGCGTCGCAGGTGGGCGGCTTCCACTCTCCGACTTCCCCGGAATGTTCGAGAGAAGTGCACTAGTTAACGGGGTTATTTCACCGATTATTGCAGTCGCGATTTTATTTAGTCAAGTTCTTTCCGCACTCCGTCTCCCCCAACAGGTCGTCGGCTATCTCACGGCACTCACCACTAATTTTTACTTGATAATTATAATAATGTTTATTATATTTATGATTGCGGGAGCTGTAATGGAAACGACACCGAACATTCTAATTCTGGGCCCGTTACTCCTACCAGTAGCGACGGAGGTCGGAATGGATCCGGTCCACTTCGTCGTATTCATGGTGTCTGCTCTCGGAATCGGATTCATGACACCGCCAATCGGACTCAACCTCTACGTTATGGCAGGGATTAGTGGGGAACCGATCACAAAGATCGCCAAGCGCTCCATCCCGTTCATAATATCTATGACGATAATCGTCCTCGCGATCGGGATGATCCCTGCCATCTCGATGATCTGGCTCTAA